In Streptomyces sp. NBC_01426, one genomic interval encodes:
- a CDS encoding PspA/IM30 family protein, whose protein sequence is MSKQTILGRVTQLAKANINALLDQAEDPQKMLDQLIRDYTNNISEAEQAVATTIGNLRMLEADHKEDVEAASEWGDKALAASRKADELRAGGSAADADRFDNLAKVALGRQLQSEKEAKTAEPTIAAQTEVVAKLKSGLDSMRNKLTELTSKRDELVARAKTAQAQNTMMDAVKNIDVMDPTSDLNRFEDKVRREEAMALGKQELAASSLDAQFESLDDLDTSSEIEARLAALKSGRAA, encoded by the coding sequence ATGAGCAAGCAGACCATCCTCGGCCGTGTCACCCAGCTCGCCAAGGCGAACATCAACGCGCTGCTGGACCAGGCGGAGGACCCGCAGAAGATGCTGGACCAGCTGATCCGGGACTACACGAACAACATCTCGGAGGCGGAGCAGGCCGTCGCCACCACCATCGGCAACCTGCGGATGCTGGAGGCGGACCACAAGGAGGACGTGGAGGCGGCCTCGGAGTGGGGCGACAAGGCGCTCGCGGCGAGCCGGAAGGCGGACGAACTGCGCGCCGGCGGATCGGCGGCCGACGCGGACCGGTTCGACAACCTCGCCAAGGTCGCGCTCGGCCGGCAGTTGCAGTCCGAGAAGGAGGCGAAGACGGCGGAGCCGACGATCGCCGCCCAGACGGAGGTCGTCGCGAAGCTGAAGTCCGGCCTGGACTCGATGCGGAACAAGCTGACCGAGCTGACGTCGAAGCGCGACGAGCTGGTGGCCCGCGCCAAGACCGCGCAGGCGCAGAACACGATGATGGACGCGGTGAAGAACATCGACGTCATGGACCCCACCAGTGACCTGAACCGGTTCGAGGACAAGGTCCGGCGCGAGGAGGCCATGGCGCTGGGCAAGCAGGAACTGGCCGCGTCCTCGCTGGACGCCCAGTTCGAGTCCCTGGACGACCTCGACACGTCCTCGGAGATCGAGGCCCGCCTGGCCGCGCTCAAGTCCGGCCGGGCGGCCTAG
- a CDS encoding SpoIIE family protein phosphatase — MSEIPAQAHQARVSGATWHDALWHSSPPGSIYDYIKVASFSIGPDGLIDQWSLRAEELFGLTPAQAVGRDPVDAFMPPELRAGGHRKVAEILDGEEWTGLIPFRIPGGDGAHGVAEIYVMPTRTETAERAALCVVVDVRALRRIESDLAASQAIFGQSPFGFLLFGTDLTVQRTNRRFATVFGGAVEEHRGRTVHDYLPAHEADRMSDALRRVLETGESVTDLRITGATPRSRDDRHWSINLYRVHGGTGRPIGVAGIGIDVTRRHLAAREAAGVRRNLALLNEAGHRIGNSLDLETTARELLDVTVPGFCDLASVDLYQGLLLGDDDRPARPQGPGVPSLPGQGTGRAPSAPLRRVAFASAVSDALGSGSGASVAVGEIHRYPAASPGALALRTARTRLIEGGGSDDLVQSTLVVPLVAHDTVVGLAQFSRTKGSEPFGERDRAVAVELTARAAVCIDNARLYRREHERALILQRSLLPPGDPEAAGLDIACRYLPGNAATEVGGDWFDVIELPGHRTALVVGDVMGRGLRAAVAMGELRTAVRTLALLDLEPAEVLSALDEVARGLGAPGGSQQASRAALHSRDADRSEVYLATCVYAVYDPVTRRCTIANAGHMPPVLVEPAEEGAPPRPGLLLEIPPGMPLGVGGEPFEEVEIELPEGAMLALYTDGLVESRDHPLEEGLRGLREAVADPSRPLEEVCDHVLNTLHTRHGEDDIALLMARVQGLPVDAVGDWQLPREARSVGRARELARAKLPAWGLEGLLDTTELLVSELVTNALRYGEGEIRLRLLLDRTLVCEVWDANLAQPRRRRARDTDEGGRGLQLVGLLSAGWGTRRTHRGKTVWFELPLPGGGSGGPAELSAEQLLGMYG; from the coding sequence GTGAGCGAGATACCTGCGCAGGCACATCAGGCCCGAGTGTCCGGGGCGACGTGGCACGACGCCCTGTGGCACAGCAGCCCGCCTGGCTCGATATATGACTACATAAAGGTCGCGTCCTTCTCGATCGGCCCGGACGGGCTCATCGATCAGTGGAGCCTGCGCGCCGAGGAACTGTTCGGGCTGACACCCGCCCAGGCGGTGGGCCGCGACCCGGTCGACGCCTTCATGCCGCCCGAGCTGCGGGCCGGGGGACACCGCAAGGTCGCGGAGATCCTCGACGGCGAGGAATGGACGGGCCTCATCCCCTTCCGGATCCCCGGCGGTGACGGCGCGCACGGCGTCGCCGAGATCTACGTGATGCCCACACGGACCGAGACCGCCGAACGGGCCGCGCTGTGCGTCGTCGTCGACGTGCGCGCGCTGCGACGCATCGAATCCGATCTGGCGGCCTCACAGGCGATATTCGGTCAATCTCCTTTCGGCTTCCTGCTCTTCGGTACCGACCTCACCGTGCAGCGCACCAACCGCCGCTTCGCGACCGTCTTCGGCGGCGCCGTCGAGGAACACCGCGGCCGCACCGTGCACGACTACCTCCCGGCGCACGAGGCCGACCGGATGTCCGACGCCCTGCGCCGCGTGCTGGAGACCGGTGAATCCGTCACCGACCTGCGGATCACCGGAGCCACCCCGCGCAGCCGGGACGACCGCCACTGGTCCATCAACCTCTACCGCGTCCACGGCGGCACCGGACGCCCCATCGGTGTCGCCGGCATCGGCATCGACGTCACCCGCCGGCACCTCGCCGCCCGCGAGGCCGCCGGTGTACGGCGCAACCTGGCCCTGCTCAACGAGGCCGGACACCGCATCGGGAACTCCCTGGACCTGGAGACCACCGCCCGGGAACTCCTCGACGTCACCGTCCCCGGCTTCTGCGACCTGGCTTCCGTCGACCTCTACCAGGGGCTGCTGCTCGGCGACGACGACCGTCCCGCCCGACCACAGGGCCCGGGGGTGCCCTCCCTGCCCGGGCAGGGCACCGGGCGGGCGCCGTCGGCGCCCCTGCGCCGGGTGGCGTTCGCCTCGGCCGTGTCCGACGCCCTGGGGTCGGGGTCGGGCGCGTCGGTCGCCGTGGGGGAGATCCACCGCTATCCGGCGGCCTCGCCCGGGGCGCTGGCCCTGCGGACGGCGCGCACGCGCCTCATCGAGGGCGGCGGCTCGGACGACCTGGTGCAGTCCACGCTGGTCGTGCCGCTGGTCGCGCACGACACCGTGGTCGGCCTGGCCCAGTTCTCCCGTACCAAGGGCAGCGAACCGTTCGGCGAACGGGACCGGGCGGTGGCCGTGGAACTGACCGCGCGGGCCGCCGTGTGCATCGACAACGCACGGCTGTACCGGCGCGAGCACGAACGGGCGCTGATACTGCAACGCAGCCTGCTGCCCCCCGGCGACCCGGAGGCGGCCGGCCTGGACATCGCCTGCCGCTACCTGCCCGGCAACGCGGCCACCGAGGTCGGCGGCGACTGGTTCGACGTCATCGAACTGCCCGGCCACCGCACCGCGCTGGTCGTCGGCGACGTCATGGGCCGCGGGCTCCGGGCCGCCGTGGCGATGGGCGAACTGCGCACCGCCGTACGGACCCTGGCCCTCCTGGACCTCGAACCGGCCGAGGTGCTCAGCGCCCTGGACGAGGTCGCACGCGGACTCGGGGCGCCCGGCGGATCCCAGCAGGCCTCCCGCGCCGCCCTGCACTCGCGGGACGCGGACCGCTCGGAGGTGTACCTGGCCACCTGCGTCTACGCCGTCTACGACCCGGTCACGCGGCGCTGCACCATCGCCAACGCCGGCCACATGCCGCCGGTGCTGGTGGAACCGGCCGAGGAGGGCGCGCCGCCGCGCCCCGGGCTGCTGCTGGAGATCCCCCCGGGGATGCCCCTGGGCGTCGGCGGCGAGCCCTTCGAGGAGGTGGAGATCGAACTCCCCGAGGGCGCCATGCTGGCCCTCTACACGGACGGACTCGTCGAGTCCCGGGACCATCCGCTGGAGGAGGGACTGCGGGGCTTGCGGGAGGCCGTCGCGGACCCGTCGCGGCCCCTGGAGGAGGTCTGCGACCACGTGCTCAACACACTGCACACCCGGCACGGGGAGGACGACATCGCGCTGTTGATGGCCCGGGTCCAGGGACTGCCCGTGGACGCGGTCGGCGACTGGCAGCTCCCGAGGGAGGCCCGCTCGGTGGGCCGCGCACGGGAACTCGCGCGGGCGAAGCTGCCCGCCTGGGGGCTGGAAGGGCTCCTCGACACCACGGAACTCCTCGTGAGCGAACTCGTCACGAACGCCCTGCGGTACGGGGAGGGGGAGATCCGGCTGCGGCTGCTGCTGGACCGCACCCTGGTCTGCGAGGTGTGGGACGCCAACCTCGCCCAGCCGCGCCGCCGTCGCGCCCGGGACACCGACGAGGGCGGGCGCGGTCTGCAACTGGTCGGCCTGCTGTCGGCCGGCTGGGGCACCCGCCGCACCCACCGCGGCAAGACGGTGTGGTTCGAGCTGCCCCTGCCGGGCGGCGGAAGCGGCGGGCCGGCGGAACTGTCCGCGGAACAGCTGCTGGGCATGTACGGCTGA
- a CDS encoding ATP-binding protein, whose translation MIGVIDTDGECAEWAFPAEPGSVRTARHAVRGKLRAWGLDSVGDVTVLLVSELVTNSLRYASGPIGVRLERRDSAVEDAPASPALLVEVSDPLPDPPRERVATPDDEGGRGLHLVSVSAQRWGTRHGKSGKTVWFELALPGE comes from the coding sequence GTGATCGGCGTGATCGACACAGACGGTGAATGCGCCGAGTGGGCCTTTCCCGCCGAGCCCGGCAGCGTGCGCACCGCCCGTCACGCCGTGCGCGGCAAGCTCCGCGCCTGGGGTCTGGACTCCGTCGGCGACGTGACCGTCCTGCTGGTCAGCGAGCTGGTCACCAACTCCCTGCGCTACGCCTCCGGCCCCATCGGGGTCCGGCTCGAACGACGTGATTCGGCCGTCGAGGACGCGCCCGCGAGTCCGGCACTTCTCGTGGAGGTTTCCGATCCGCTTCCGGATCCACCCCGCGAACGGGTCGCGACGCCGGACGACGAGGGGGGTCGCGGACTGCACCTGGTGTCCGTCTCGGCGCAGCGTTGGGGGACCCGGCACGGGAAGTCGGGCAAGACTGTGTGGTTCGAGTTGGCACTTCCTGGTGAGTAA
- a CDS encoding (deoxy)nucleoside triphosphate pyrophosphohydrolase, with protein sequence MTVRVVVGGALCRDGRLLAARRSAPPELAGRWELPGGKAEPGESVPEALVRELREELGVETEALERVPGEWPLRPDLVLHVWTAGLLSGEPAPLEDHDELRWLRPDELDSVDWLDQDRPAVEEIGRRLRSTPDPTPGPAGARADGSPGDPVRGL encoded by the coding sequence ATGACTGTACGAGTGGTCGTGGGCGGAGCCCTTTGTCGTGACGGGCGCCTGCTGGCCGCCCGCCGCAGCGCGCCGCCCGAGCTGGCCGGCCGGTGGGAGCTCCCGGGCGGCAAGGCCGAACCGGGCGAGTCCGTCCCCGAGGCCCTGGTGCGCGAACTGCGCGAGGAGCTCGGCGTGGAGACCGAGGCCCTGGAGCGCGTCCCGGGGGAGTGGCCGTTGCGGCCCGACCTGGTCCTGCACGTGTGGACCGCCGGACTGCTGTCCGGTGAGCCGGCCCCGCTGGAGGACCACGACGAACTGCGCTGGCTCCGGCCGGACGAGCTGGACTCCGTGGACTGGCTCGACCAGGACCGCCCGGCGGTCGAGGAGATCGGACGCCGACTCCGCTCGACCCCGGACCCGACGCCCGGACCGGCGGGCGCACGCGCGGACGGCTCGCCGGGCGACCCGGTCCGCGGTCTGTGA
- a CDS encoding SPOR domain-containing protein, giving the protein MNDSGALLPWLVIRQDDNGNRYRVGRYPTRAEAQKVIDSLDDRAHKQLYWVERVAQGSQAATRN; this is encoded by the coding sequence ATGAACGACAGCGGTGCCCTGCTTCCATGGCTGGTCATACGTCAGGACGACAACGGCAACCGCTACCGGGTGGGTCGGTACCCCACCCGGGCCGAGGCCCAGAAGGTCATCGACAGTCTCGACGACCGAGCACACAAGCAGCTCTACTGGGTCGAGCGGGTGGCTCAGGGCAGCCAGGCCGCCACGAGGAACTGA
- a CDS encoding purine-cytosine permease family protein, whose product MTETAAPPQSPPRRSYAKLAADESREDYSLRYAPHAFRRWSPGTVAGTALGGIAYLADFAIGASIVFAYGFTSGLAAILAAATVIFLTGIPIARACATYGLDMDLVTRGAGFGYFGSTLTSLIYASFTFIFFALEGSIMAQAMHQAVGLPLQIGYLITTLIVIPIVFKGMGALAKVQAWTQPVWLIGLVLPFLVLAFHAPGAWGAFADFGGTEGAGSGFSWIGFGFGTGIALSLIAQIGEQADYLRFMPAKTPANSRRWNLAVLAAGPGWVIIGAAKQLGGAFLAFVALEAVGTTHALEPIAPQIEALRPWLGGFALPAAALFVIVSQIKINVTNAYSGSLSWSNFFSRVTHRHPGRVWYIFLNLGIALTLMELNMFSMLGKLLGFYSNVGIAWIAAVAADLVINKRLGLSPPYIEFKRAYLYAVNPAGFGAMVIASTVSILAFFGLFGTYPEAFSTFIAAGLSLVLCPLIAWATKGTYYLARPNGVNGPGVEVPDITATHTCSVCETAYELPDVADCPVQSGPICSLCCSLDATCGDACRKGAKEGAAGGAVVLPLPVVRRV is encoded by the coding sequence ATGACCGAGACCGCCGCGCCCCCGCAGTCGCCGCCCCGTCGGAGCTACGCCAAACTCGCCGCCGACGAGAGCCGCGAGGACTACTCGCTCCGCTACGCCCCCCACGCGTTCCGCCGCTGGAGCCCCGGCACCGTCGCCGGCACGGCGCTCGGCGGAATCGCGTACCTCGCCGACTTCGCCATCGGCGCCTCCATCGTCTTCGCCTACGGATTCACCAGCGGACTCGCCGCGATCCTGGCCGCCGCCACCGTCATCTTCCTCACCGGCATCCCGATCGCCCGCGCCTGCGCCACGTACGGCCTGGACATGGACCTGGTGACGCGCGGCGCCGGCTTCGGGTACTTCGGATCCACCCTCACCTCGCTCATCTACGCGTCCTTCACCTTCATCTTCTTCGCCCTCGAAGGCTCGATCATGGCCCAGGCCATGCACCAGGCCGTCGGCCTGCCGCTCCAGATCGGGTACCTGATCACCACGCTCATCGTGATCCCGATCGTCTTCAAGGGCATGGGCGCCCTCGCCAAGGTCCAGGCCTGGACCCAGCCCGTCTGGTTGATCGGGCTCGTGCTGCCCTTCCTCGTGCTCGCCTTCCACGCCCCCGGGGCCTGGGGCGCCTTCGCCGACTTCGGCGGTACCGAGGGCGCCGGCTCCGGCTTCTCCTGGATCGGTTTCGGCTTCGGCACCGGCATCGCGCTCTCGCTCATCGCGCAGATCGGGGAGCAGGCCGACTACCTGCGGTTCATGCCCGCCAAGACCCCGGCCAACAGCCGTCGGTGGAACCTCGCCGTGCTCGCCGCCGGCCCCGGTTGGGTGATCATCGGCGCGGCCAAGCAGCTCGGCGGCGCGTTCCTCGCCTTCGTCGCGCTCGAAGCGGTCGGCACGACCCACGCCCTGGAGCCGATCGCCCCGCAGATCGAGGCCCTGCGGCCCTGGCTCGGCGGATTCGCCCTGCCGGCCGCCGCGCTGTTCGTGATCGTCTCCCAGATCAAGATCAACGTCACCAACGCCTACAGCGGTTCGCTGTCCTGGTCGAACTTCTTCTCCCGCGTCACCCACCGCCACCCGGGCCGGGTCTGGTACATCTTCCTCAACCTCGGCATCGCGCTGACGCTGATGGAGCTGAACATGTTCTCCATGCTCGGCAAGCTGCTGGGCTTCTACTCCAACGTCGGCATCGCCTGGATCGCCGCCGTCGCGGCCGACCTGGTCATCAACAAGCGACTCGGACTCAGCCCGCCCTACATCGAGTTCAAGCGCGCCTATCTGTACGCCGTCAACCCGGCGGGTTTCGGCGCGATGGTGATCGCCTCGACCGTCTCGATCCTTGCGTTCTTCGGGCTCTTCGGGACCTACCCCGAGGCCTTCTCCACCTTCATCGCGGCCGGACTGTCCCTCGTGCTCTGCCCGTTGATCGCCTGGGCGACCAAGGGCACGTACTACCTGGCCAGGCCCAACGGCGTGAACGGCCCCGGCGTCGAGGTCCCGGACATCACCGCCACGCACACCTGCTCGGTCTGCGAGACGGCGTACGAACTCCCCGACGTCGCCGATTGTCCCGTCCAATCCGGGCCGATCTGCTCGCTCTGCTGCTCCCTCGACGCGACCTGCGGGGACGCCTGCCGCAAGGGCGCGAAGGAGGGGGCGGCCGGGGGTGCGGTGGTGCTTCCGCTGCCGGTCGTGCGCCGGGTCTGA
- a CDS encoding GntR family transcriptional regulator, with the protein MTFGEQPAYLRVAGDLRQKIVDGSLPPHARLPSQARIREEYGVSDTVALEARKVLMAEGLVEGRSGSGTYVREQPVPRRVARSGYRTGGASTPFRQEQAESGARGTWESGSEQTEATADIAARLGIEPGDRVMRTRYVFRDAGEAMMLSTSWEPLAVTGRTPVMLPEEGPLGGSGVVDRMAAIDVVVDNVVEEVGARPGLAEEILSLGGVPGHVVLVVSRTYFASGLAVETADVVVPADRYRLAYHLPVR; encoded by the coding sequence GTGACTTTCGGTGAGCAGCCGGCCTATCTGCGCGTCGCCGGGGATCTGCGACAAAAGATCGTCGATGGGTCCCTGCCCCCGCACGCCCGGCTCCCCTCGCAAGCCCGGATCCGCGAGGAGTACGGGGTCTCCGACACCGTGGCGCTGGAGGCGCGCAAGGTCCTCATGGCGGAGGGGCTCGTCGAGGGCCGGTCCGGGTCCGGTACGTACGTCCGCGAACAGCCCGTGCCCCGGCGGGTCGCCCGCTCCGGCTACCGCACGGGGGGCGCCTCCACGCCCTTCCGGCAGGAGCAGGCGGAGTCGGGCGCCCGCGGCACGTGGGAGTCCGGCAGCGAGCAGACGGAGGCCACGGCCGACATCGCGGCGCGGCTGGGCATCGAGCCGGGGGACCGGGTCATGCGCACCCGGTACGTCTTCCGCGACGCCGGGGAGGCGATGATGCTGTCGACCTCCTGGGAGCCGCTGGCCGTCACCGGTCGGACTCCCGTGATGCTGCCGGAGGAGGGCCCGTTGGGCGGGTCCGGGGTGGTGGACCGGATGGCCGCGATCGACGTCGTCGTGGACAACGTGGTGGAGGAGGTCGGGGCGCGACCCGGCCTCGCGGAGGAGATCCTCTCCCTGGGCGGGGTGCCCGGGCACGTGGTGCTGGTGGTGAGCCGCACCTACTTCGCCTCCGGGCTGGCCGTCGAGACCGCCGACGTCGTGGTCCCGGCGGACCGCTACCGCCTGGCCTACCACCTGCCGGTGCGGTGA
- a CDS encoding DUF4190 domain-containing protein — MTYPPPPNPPTGPANPWAPPSSQALWGPPPPQGPPALNGFALASLLVGLFCLPPLGIVFGVVALVQIARRRERGRSLAVVGLVVSVVMTVVAAYVTQQYAESFSRHLASSVTAPDDVEGTPSAMNDMAPGDCFNVPDGDLLKQSPFVHAVDCAQAHHAEVTSSTLLDDGPFPGDDWLDSTATDACWEAQDAYAMDTWAVPAYAEMYYFVPSRTLWREGDRRLLCVIGTSSEEHRGSLRKDAGMLTPEQAEFLRAMNGVDKAFASQPEGGPEEALPECRTWAREVDTALAVQAALLRRVAGRPGIGAAAGAQLREVEAARKEWQRAARATKPAAFDEAWERAVWSLDVDTEKRLRGAYGLSTRIPDWLADPGAEDSRGPSREST, encoded by the coding sequence GTGACCTACCCGCCCCCGCCGAACCCTCCCACCGGTCCGGCCAATCCGTGGGCCCCGCCCTCCTCGCAGGCCCTGTGGGGTCCGCCCCCGCCCCAGGGGCCGCCGGCACTGAACGGCTTCGCCCTCGCCTCGCTGCTGGTAGGCCTGTTCTGTCTGCCGCCGCTGGGCATCGTGTTCGGCGTCGTGGCGCTGGTGCAGATCGCGAGGAGGCGGGAGCGGGGCAGGTCGCTGGCCGTCGTGGGCTTGGTCGTGTCCGTGGTGATGACCGTGGTCGCGGCCTACGTCACGCAGCAGTACGCGGAGTCCTTCTCCCGGCACCTCGCCTCGTCGGTGACCGCGCCCGACGACGTGGAGGGCACCCCGTCCGCCATGAACGACATGGCGCCGGGCGACTGCTTCAACGTCCCGGACGGCGACCTCCTGAAGCAGTCGCCCTTCGTCCACGCGGTCGACTGCGCGCAGGCGCACCACGCCGAGGTGACCTCCTCGACCCTCCTGGACGACGGTCCCTTCCCGGGCGACGACTGGTTGGACTCCACCGCGACGGACGCGTGTTGGGAGGCACAGGACGCCTACGCGATGGACACGTGGGCGGTGCCCGCCTATGCGGAGATGTACTACTTCGTCCCCTCGCGCACGCTGTGGCGCGAGGGTGACCGGCGCCTGTTGTGCGTCATCGGCACGTCGAGCGAGGAACACCGGGGCAGCCTGCGCAAGGATGCCGGGATGCTGACACCGGAGCAGGCGGAGTTCCTGCGGGCGATGAACGGGGTCGACAAGGCCTTCGCGAGCCAACCGGAGGGCGGCCCCGAGGAGGCGCTGCCCGAGTGCCGCACCTGGGCCCGGGAGGTCGACACGGCGCTCGCCGTGCAGGCCGCCCTGTTGCGACGGGTCGCGGGGCGGCCCGGGATCGGCGCCGCGGCGGGCGCGCAGCTGAGGGAGGTCGAGGCGGCGCGCAAGGAGTGGCAGCGCGCGGCGAGGGCGACGAAGCCGGCCGCATTCGACGAGGCCTGGGAGCGGGCGGTGTGGTCGCTCGACGTCGACACGGAGAAGCGACTGCGCGGGGCGTACGGGCTTTCGACCCGCATTCCGGACTGGTTGGCGGACCCTGGGGCCGAGGATTCGCGGGGCCCGTCGAGGGAGTCGACCTGA
- a CDS encoding S8 family peptidase — protein MSVMRHTRRKIAGISATAVVALVLAAAAALPASAADGSQGVIENAGAAGAVPGSYIVTLNDSAARSTADSGKAVAKRYGARIDRTYSAALNGYSVEVSAAQARKLAADPAVKSVVQNRTFTVDATQPNPPSWGLDRIDQRALPLDNSYTYPDKAGEGVTAYIIDTGVRITHTDFGSRASYGYDAIDNDNTAQDGHGHGTHVAGTVGGTAYGVAKKAKIVGVRVLNDQGSGTTAQVVAGIDWVTRNAVKPAVANMSLGGGADSALDTAVRNSIAAGITYAVAAGNESADASTKSPARVAEAITVGATTNTDAKASYSNYGSLLDLFAPGSSITSSWGTGDTATNTISGTSMASPHVAGAAALYLSQNPTSTPAQVSAGLVAAATPNVVTGAGTGSPNRLLNVGNSTTPPNPGTRFENLTDYAINDNSTVESPITVSGISGNAPATLSVPVDIKHTYVGDLKVDLVAPDGTVYNLRNRTGGSADNIVQTFTVNASSEVANGVWKLRVADLAGADTGKIDSWALQF, from the coding sequence ATGTCCGTGATGCGTCACACCCGCCGGAAGATCGCCGGCATCAGCGCCACAGCCGTCGTGGCCCTCGTGCTCGCCGCCGCCGCCGCGTTACCCGCCTCGGCGGCGGACGGCTCCCAGGGCGTCATCGAGAACGCCGGCGCCGCGGGCGCCGTCCCCGGCAGCTACATCGTGACCTTGAACGACTCGGCCGCCCGCTCCACCGCGGACAGCGGCAAGGCCGTCGCCAAGCGGTACGGGGCCAGGATCGACCGGACCTACAGCGCCGCCCTCAACGGCTACTCCGTCGAGGTCTCCGCAGCGCAGGCCAGGAAGCTCGCCGCCGACCCGGCGGTCAAGTCCGTCGTGCAGAACCGCACCTTCACCGTCGACGCCACCCAGCCCAACCCGCCGTCGTGGGGCCTGGACCGCATCGACCAGCGCGCGCTGCCGCTCGACAACAGCTACACGTACCCGGACAAGGCCGGTGAGGGCGTCACGGCGTACATCATCGACACCGGCGTCCGGATCACGCACACCGACTTCGGCAGCCGGGCCTCCTACGGCTACGACGCCATCGACAACGACAACACCGCGCAGGACGGTCACGGCCACGGCACCCACGTCGCCGGCACCGTCGGCGGCACGGCGTACGGCGTCGCCAAGAAGGCCAAGATCGTCGGCGTCCGCGTCCTCAACGACCAGGGCTCGGGCACCACGGCCCAGGTCGTCGCCGGCATCGACTGGGTGACCCGCAACGCCGTCAAGCCGGCCGTGGCCAACATGTCGCTCGGCGGCGGGGCCGACTCCGCGCTCGACACCGCCGTCCGCAACTCGATCGCGGCCGGCATCACCTACGCCGTCGCGGCGGGCAACGAGTCCGCGGACGCGAGCACCAAGTCCCCGGCGCGCGTCGCCGAGGCGATCACGGTCGGCGCCACCACCAACACCGACGCGAAGGCGAGCTACTCCAACTACGGCTCCCTCCTCGACCTCTTCGCGCCGGGCTCCTCGATCACCTCCTCGTGGGGCACCGGGGACACCGCCACGAACACCATCTCCGGCACCTCGATGGCCTCACCGCACGTGGCGGGCGCGGCCGCCCTGTACCTGTCGCAGAATCCGACGAGCACCCCGGCGCAGGTCTCGGCCGGGCTGGTCGCCGCCGCCACCCCGAACGTGGTCACCGGCGCCGGCACCGGCTCCCCGAACCGCCTGCTGAACGTGGGGAACTCCACCACCCCGCCGAACCCGGGCACCCGCTTCGAGAACCTGACCGACTACGCGATCAACGACAACTCCACCGTCGAGTCGCCGATCACGGTCAGCGGGATCTCCGGCAACGCCCCGGCCACCCTCAGCGTGCCGGTGGACATCAAGCACACCTACGTCGGTGACCTGAAGGTCGACCTCGTCGCCCCCGACGGCACCGTCTACAACCTGCGCAACCGCACCGGCGGCAGCGCGGACAACATCGTCCAGACCTTCACCGTGAACGCCTCCTCCGAGGTCGCCAACGGCGTCTGGAAGCTCCGCGTCGCGGACCTCGCGGGCGCGGACACCGGAAAGATCGACTCCTGGGCGCTGCAGTTCTGA